The following are encoded together in the Streptomyces rapamycinicus NRRL 5491 genome:
- the hydA gene encoding dihydropyrimidinase, translating to MMTRTVIRGGLVVTAAEETPADVLIEDGKVAALAAPGGEWAQGWTADRTIDATGKYVIPGGVDGHTHMEMPFGGTFASDTFETGTRAAAWGGTTTIVDFAIQTVGHALREGLDAWHLKARGNCAIDYGFHMILSDVNESTLKEMDLLVGEGVSSFKLFMAYPGVFYSDDGQILRAMQRASGNGGLIMMHAENGIAIDVLVEQALAEGRTDPRYHGEVRKALLESEATHRAIQLARVAGAPLYVVHVSAEEAVAELTRARDLGLPVFGETCPQYLFLSTDNLAEPDFEGAKYVCSTPLRPVEHQAALWRGLRTNDLQVVSTDHCPFCFTGQKELGRGDFSKIPNGMPGVEHRMDLLHQAVVDGHISRRRWIEIACATPARMFGLYPRKGTIAPGADADIVVYDPEARQTLSAETHHMDVDYSAYEGKQITGQVETVLSRGVPVIDRREYTGRAGHGQFLIRDTCQYLS from the coding sequence CTGATGACCCGTACCGTGATCCGCGGCGGGCTGGTCGTCACCGCCGCCGAGGAGACCCCGGCCGATGTGCTGATCGAGGACGGCAAGGTCGCCGCACTCGCCGCGCCCGGCGGCGAGTGGGCCCAGGGCTGGACCGCCGACCGTACGATCGACGCCACCGGCAAGTACGTCATCCCGGGCGGGGTCGACGGGCACACCCATATGGAGATGCCGTTCGGCGGCACGTTCGCCTCCGACACCTTCGAGACCGGCACCCGGGCGGCGGCCTGGGGCGGCACCACCACCATCGTGGACTTCGCCATCCAGACGGTGGGCCACGCCCTGCGCGAGGGGCTGGACGCCTGGCACCTCAAGGCGCGCGGCAACTGCGCCATCGACTACGGCTTCCACATGATCCTCTCCGATGTGAACGAGAGCACCCTCAAGGAGATGGATCTCCTGGTGGGGGAGGGCGTGAGCAGCTTCAAGCTGTTCATGGCCTATCCGGGGGTCTTCTACAGCGACGACGGGCAGATCCTGCGGGCCATGCAGCGCGCCTCCGGCAACGGCGGGCTGATCATGATGCACGCCGAGAACGGCATCGCCATCGACGTCCTGGTGGAGCAGGCGCTGGCCGAGGGCAGGACCGATCCCCGCTACCACGGTGAGGTCCGTAAGGCGCTGCTGGAGTCGGAGGCGACCCATCGCGCCATCCAGCTCGCCCGGGTGGCAGGCGCCCCGCTGTACGTGGTCCACGTATCGGCCGAGGAGGCCGTCGCGGAGCTGACCCGCGCCCGTGACCTGGGGCTTCCGGTTTTCGGCGAGACCTGTCCGCAGTATCTGTTCCTGTCCACGGACAACCTCGCCGAACCGGACTTCGAGGGCGCCAAGTACGTCTGCTCCACTCCGCTGCGGCCCGTCGAGCACCAGGCCGCGCTGTGGCGGGGGCTGCGGACCAACGACCTCCAGGTGGTCTCCACCGACCACTGCCCGTTCTGCTTCACCGGGCAGAAGGAGCTGGGCCGGGGCGACTTCTCCAAGATCCCCAACGGTATGCCGGGCGTGGAGCACCGGATGGACCTGCTCCACCAGGCCGTGGTGGACGGCCATATCTCCCGCCGCCGCTGGATCGAGATCGCCTGCGCCACCCCGGCCAGGATGTTCGGCCTCTACCCGCGCAAGGGCACCATCGCGCCCGGGGCCGACGCCGACATCGTCGTCTACGACCCGGAGGCGCGGCAGACCCTGTCCGCCGAGACCCACCACATGGACGTCGACTACTCGGCGTACGAGGGCAAGCAGATCACCGGGCAGGTCGAGACCGTGCTCTCGCGCGGGGTGCCCGTCATCGACCGGCGGGAGTACACCGGACGTGCCGGGCACGGCCAGTTCCTCATCCGCGACACCTGTCAGTACCTGAGCTGA
- a CDS encoding TIGR03842 family LLM class F420-dependent oxidoreductase gives MDFGLVLQTDPPASAVVELMRRAERNGFGYGWTFDSAVLWQEPFVIYSQILARTERLIVGPMVTNPGTRTWEVTASTFATLNEMYGNRTVCGIGRGDSALRVAGRRPNTLARLEDAIDAIRDLAEGREAVVDGSPMRIPWIEDSRLPVWMAAYGPKALALAGRKADGFILQLADPFLTEWMVKAVRSAAAEAGRDPDAVTICVAAPAYVGDDLDHAREQCRWFGGMVGNHVADLVGRYGEHSGAVPESLTAYIKERQGYDYAHHGRAGNPDTAFVPDEIVDRFCLLGPAEAHIEKLERLRELGVGQFAVYAMHDAKERTLDAYGERVIPALTG, from the coding sequence ATGGACTTCGGACTCGTGCTGCAGACCGATCCACCCGCGTCGGCCGTCGTCGAGCTGATGCGCCGCGCCGAGCGCAATGGCTTCGGCTACGGCTGGACGTTCGACTCCGCCGTGCTGTGGCAGGAGCCGTTCGTCATCTACAGCCAGATCCTGGCCCGTACCGAGCGGCTGATCGTCGGCCCCATGGTCACCAATCCGGGTACCCGCACCTGGGAGGTGACGGCCTCCACCTTCGCCACGCTCAACGAGATGTACGGCAACCGCACCGTCTGCGGGATCGGCCGTGGCGACTCCGCGCTGCGGGTGGCGGGGCGCAGGCCCAACACCCTCGCCCGCCTCGAGGACGCCATCGACGCCATCCGCGATCTCGCGGAGGGCCGGGAGGCCGTCGTGGACGGCAGCCCGATGCGGATCCCCTGGATCGAGGACAGCAGGCTGCCGGTGTGGATGGCGGCGTACGGCCCCAAGGCGCTCGCGCTGGCCGGGCGGAAGGCCGACGGCTTCATCCTCCAGCTCGCCGACCCGTTCCTGACGGAGTGGATGGTCAAGGCGGTGCGCTCCGCGGCGGCCGAGGCCGGGCGCGATCCGGACGCGGTCACCATCTGCGTGGCCGCCCCCGCGTATGTCGGGGACGATCTGGACCACGCCCGTGAGCAGTGCCGCTGGTTCGGCGGCATGGTCGGCAACCACGTGGCCGACCTGGTCGGCCGCTACGGGGAGCACTCCGGCGCCGTGCCCGAGTCCCTGACCGCGTACATCAAGGAGCGGCAGGGGTACGACTACGCCCACCACGGCCGGGCCGGCAACCCGGACACGGCGTTCGTGCCCGACGAGATCGTGGACCGGTTCTGTCTGCTGGGCCCGGCCGAGGCGCATATCGAGAAGCTGGAGCGGCTGCGCGAACTGGGGGTCGGCCAGTTCGCGGTCTACGCGATGCATGACGCGAAGGAGCGCACGCTCGACGCGTACGGCGAGCGCGTCATCCCCGCGCTCACCGGCTGA